CGGTGTCGAAGCCGAAGGTGACGTCGGTGGCGTCGATGTCGTTGTCGATGGTCTTGGGGACCCCGACCACCGGCAGGCCGGCCTCGCTGAACATCTTGGCGGCGGTCAGCGTGCCCTCGCCGCCGATCGCGATCAGGGCGTCGATGCCGAGGTTGCGGGCGAGCGTCGGGGCGTTCCGGACGGCCCAGTCGATCCGCTCCCGCTTGACCCGGGCGGAGCCGAGGATGGTGCCGCCGAGGGTGAGCAGGCCGGTGACGTCGTCGTGCGAGACGGGCCGGCTGCGGCCCTCGATCAGGCCGAGGAATCCGTCCTCGATGCCGATGATCTCGTCACCGTGGACGTCGGTGCCGCGGTGCACCACGGACCGGATCACCGCGTTGAGGCCGGGGCAGTCGCCGCCGCTGGTCAGGACGCCGATTCGCATGGTGGCTGAGCTCTCCCGCTCCATGGGCGCGTACGCCCCCGAGTAGTTGGATGCCGTTCGTCGGCCGGCCCCGCGCCTGGTCCTCATGTACCGGACAAAGCGGGCAGGGCCTGACATTTGACGGCCAGCCTACGCGCTCCGCCCTGCCCCGGACCCCTTCCCCGGCGGGCGCGGCCCACTCGGGGGATCACTCGGCGAAATGGTCCCAACCGCCGACCCGGTCCCAGGGCGCGCCGTCCACCGTGACCCGGCCGCCCCGCGAGGGGCCGGCCACCCGAACCACCTCGCCGATCACCCGCCAGCGGGCGGGCAGTTGGGCGGCGGCGGGGAAGGTCGCCACGATCGCGTGGTCCTCCCCGCCGGAGAGCACCCAGACCAGCGGGTCCACGCCGACCGCCTGGCCGATGTCCGCCATCTGGGCCGGGATGTCGAAGTCCGCCGCCCGCAGGTCGATGTCGACCCCGCTGGCCTTCGCGACATGGCCGAGGTCCGCGACCAGCCCGTCGCTGACGTCGATCATGGCGGTGGCGCCGAGCTCGGCCGCGGCCGGGCCGGCGTGGTACGGCGGCTCGGGCCGGCGGTGCGCCTCGACGAAGGCCCGCGGGGAGCGGAAGCCGCGCTGAAGGACGGTCAGGCCGGCCGCGGACCAGCCGAGCCACCCGGTCACCGCGACCACGTCCCCGGCCTGCGCGCCGGAGCGGACCACGGGCGCGCGCCCCTGGAGGTCCCCGAGCGCCGTGATCGCCAGGGTGATGGTGTCACCGCGCACCACGTCGCCGCCGACCACCGCCGCCCCCGCCACCTGGCACTCGTCGCGCAGCCCGTCCATCAGCTCGGTGGCCCAGGTGGTGGGGAGGTCGGCGGGCGCGACCAGGCCGAGCAGTATCGCGGTCGGCACGGCGCCCATCGCGGCGATGTCGGCGAGGTTCTGCGCCGCCGACTTGCGGCCCACGTCGTACGCGGTGGACCAGTCCCGGCGGAAGTGCCGGCCCTCGACCAGGACGTCGGTGGTGGCCACCACCCGGCCGTCGGGCGCCCGGACCACGGCGGCGTCGTCGCCCGGACCGAGGTCGACCGCCGGGGTGGGCTGCAGCCTGGCGGTCAGCTCCTTGATGAGTCCGAACTCGCCGAGCTCGCCCACGGTCCCCTGCATGTGCCGTCCTCTCACGTCGTGCTGGATCTCGCCGGCGTCCGGCCGGCCGTACGCCCCACCGCGGCCTGCGGCCGGGGCGCGCCCCCAGCGCGCAGCGTACGCCCTCGGACCGTGCAGAGGTCTCCCCCACCCGGCCCGCAGCGCGGTAGCGTGGTGATCAGACTGCCGGTGAACCCACCCCCACCACGCTCCACGGGCGATCACGGCGGCGATCTCCGTACCCAGCCGCCCTGGAGGTCCTCGTGGTACATGCGTACATCCTGGTCCAGACCGAGGTGGGCAAGGCCACCTCGGTGGCCGAGTCCATCGCCAAGATCCCGGGCGTCCTGCAGGCCGAGGACGTCACCGGCCCGTACGACGTGATCGTCCGGGCCGAGGCGGAAACCGTCGACGACCTGGGGCGGATGGTGGTCGCCCAGGTTCAGCAGGTCGAGGGAATCACCCGGACGCTGACCTGCCCGGTGGTCCACCTGTAGACCGCTCCCCCGGGACGGCCCGCCCGCGGGCCGCACTACCATCGTCGGGTGATCCGAGCCGCCCGTGCGACCCACGCCCTCAAGGCCCTCCCGGCCCCCGTCCGGTGGCTGGCCGCACCCGTGGCGCTGCTCGGCTGCGTGATCCTGCTGGTCGGCACCTGGGGGGCGCCGGCGGCGCCCGTCACGCCCACGCCCAGGGCGAAGGAAGTGCCGTACTGCGAGGCGCTCGCGCGCGCCCTGCCGCAGCGGCTGACCGGCCACGGCCGTGAGCACTCCGACTCGCCCTACGTGGTGATCTGGAGCAGCTCGCCGCGGACGGTGCTGCGCTGCGGAGTGCCCCGCCCCGACGCGCTCAACGGCCCGCAGGCGCTGAAGAGCGCGCCCGAGGTGAACGGCGTCCAGTGGTTCGACGAGCCGGACGGCGAGGGCGGCTACCGGTTCACCACCACGCTGCGCGAGGCCAACGTCGAGGTGAGCGTCCCCGCCGGGGCCTACCCCAGCTACGCCGACCCGCTCCCCACCCTCTCCGACGCCGTGAAGGCGAGCGTCCCGGTCTGGAACGAGCCGCTGCCGGGAGCCGCGAGCACCTCGCCGGCGCCCTGACGGCCGTGGGGCCGGGCCCCGTGCGGGGCCCGGCCCGACAGCCGTGGCGTGTGCTGCCCGGGCGGGCCTAGCGCAGGCCGGTGGAGCGGCGCAGCGCAGCCGTCAGCAGCCGGTCGATCAGCTCCGGGTAGGCCAGGCCGCTGGCCTCCCACATCTTCGGGAACGCCGAGATGGGCGTGAAGCCGGGCATGGTGTTGATCTCGTTGACCATCCAGCCGCCGTCGTCCAGCAGGAAGAAGTCGACCCGGGCCAGGCCCTCGCAGCCGAGCGCCTCGAACGCGGCGACCGCCTGCCGGCGGATCTCGGCGGTCTGCGACTCGGTCAGCCGGGCCGGGATCTGCACCTCGGAGGAGTCGATGTACTTGGCCTCGAAGTCGTAGAACTCGTAGCCGCCGCCGACCACGATCTCGGCGGGCACGCTGGCCCGCGGCCCGTCCTCGAACTCCAGTACGGCGCACTCGATCTCGCGGCCCGAGACACCGGCCTCGACGATCACCTTGGGGTCGTGCCGGCGCGCCTCGTCGATCGCGGCGTCGAGGTCGGCGAGGTCCTTGACCTTGGTGATGCCCATGCTGGAGCCGGCCCGGCAGGGCTTGACGAACAGCGGCAGGCCGAGCGCCGCGACCCGCTCGCGGGCGGCGGCGCGGCCGGCCTCGGACTCCCACTCGCGCGGGCGGACCACCGTGTAGGTGCCCACGCCGATGCCGTGCGAGGCGAGGATCCGCTTGGTGAACTCCTTGTCCATGCCGACCGCGCTGGCCAGCACGCCGTTGCCGACGTACGGCACGCCGGAGAGCTCCAGCAGGCCCTGCAGGGTGCCGTCCTCGCCCCATGGGCCGTGCAGCAGCGGCAGGACGACGTCGACCTCGCCGAGGGCCTTGGGAACGGCGCCCGGCTCGTTCCAGACCACCTCGCGGGCGCCCGGGCCGATCGGCAGCGCGACCTGACCCTCGCCGGACTCGGCCACCTGGGCCACGTCCGGCAGCTTGCCGTCGGTGATGGCCATCCGGGCGGGGTCGTCGCTGACCAGGGCCCAG
The sequence above is a segment of the Kitasatospora sp. NBC_00240 genome. Coding sequences within it:
- a CDS encoding thiamine-phosphate kinase, translated to MQGTVGELGEFGLIKELTARLQPTPAVDLGPGDDAAVVRAPDGRVVATTDVLVEGRHFRRDWSTAYDVGRKSAAQNLADIAAMGAVPTAILLGLVAPADLPTTWATELMDGLRDECQVAGAAVVGGDVVRGDTITLAITALGDLQGRAPVVRSGAQAGDVVAVTGWLGWSAAGLTVLQRGFRSPRAFVEAHRRPEPPYHAGPAAAELGATAMIDVSDGLVADLGHVAKASGVDIDLRAADFDIPAQMADIGQAVGVDPLVWVLSGGEDHAIVATFPAAAQLPARWRVIGEVVRVAGPSRGGRVTVDGAPWDRVGGWDHFAE
- a CDS encoding Lrp/AsnC family transcriptional regulator, with the translated sequence MVHAYILVQTEVGKATSVAESIAKIPGVLQAEDVTGPYDVIVRAEAETVDDLGRMVVAQVQQVEGITRTLTCPVVHL
- a CDS encoding DUF3515 domain-containing protein, coding for MIRAARATHALKALPAPVRWLAAPVALLGCVILLVGTWGAPAAPVTPTPRAKEVPYCEALARALPQRLTGHGREHSDSPYVVIWSSSPRTVLRCGVPRPDALNGPQALKSAPEVNGVQWFDEPDGEGGYRFTTTLREANVEVSVPAGAYPSYADPLPTLSDAVKASVPVWNEPLPGAASTSPAP
- a CDS encoding D-alanine--D-alanine ligase family protein produces the protein MSIEQTPPNQSAAATKPRVAIVFGGRSSEHAISVSTAGSVLRAIDRDKYEVLPIGITHEGRWALVSDDPARMAITDGKLPDVAQVAESGEGQVALPIGPGAREVVWNEPGAVPKALGEVDVVLPLLHGPWGEDGTLQGLLELSGVPYVGNGVLASAVGMDKEFTKRILASHGIGVGTYTVVRPREWESEAGRAAARERVAALGLPLFVKPCRAGSSMGITKVKDLADLDAAIDEARRHDPKVIVEAGVSGREIECAVLEFEDGPRASVPAEIVVGGGYEFYDFEAKYIDSSEVQIPARLTESQTAEIRRQAVAAFEALGCEGLARVDFFLLDDGGWMVNEINTMPGFTPISAFPKMWEASGLAYPELIDRLLTAALRRSTGLR